The sequence TAATTAAATTTTCGATTTGAATATTTTTCAATTCAGAAGCTGAAATTATTGGAGATATTTTGTTCATAGGAGCTTAGAATGAATTTAGGAAAATATAAATTATTTTTAAAATTACTGTAAAGTGTAAAAAAACAAAACCGCAGAAATCTCTGCGGCTATATTATTGATAAATGAAAATCATGGTCTGAACCAACTCTGGATGAAGGCTTCTCGCTACCGGACAATTGTGTGCGGTTTCTTCGATAAATGCCTTTTCATTATCTGAATACGTATCAGCAAAAACAAAATTACAAACGATTTCTCCAATTCTTCTCGGCTCGGTTTTCATAATTTTCTGAAGCGTACAATACGCTCCGTCAATATTGATTTTTTTGTCTTTGCCTAAAATGGCGATAGTTGTCAGCGCACATTCTGCTAAAGAAGTTGCACAAAGGTCAGTTGGTGAAAACTTCTCTCCTTTTCCGTGGTTATCGGTTGGTGCATCACTTTCGATGATGGTTCCTGACTGTAAATGTTCTGCTGAACATCTGAGTCCGCCGATGTATGTTATTTTTGATGTCATACTATTTTGAATAAAAATAAAAGCGACAATATCTCAGAAATGAAAAATATCCTTCGCCCTGTTATAAGAACTTTCGAAATTCAGTAAGTTCAAATTGTGTTCCGCTTTTTCTACGCTCATGAAATTGATCACCTGTTCGGTCGGCATATTTCCTACCAAGTCATCTTTTGCCATCGGACAACCGCCAATTCCTTTGATAGCAGAATCATATCTTCTGCAACCTTTATCATAAGCAGCTTTCAATTTAGAATAAGAATCTTCGTAACGGTTGTGAAAATGCGCTCCAAAATCAATATTTGGATATTTTGAAGGAATTTTTTCGAACAAAACAGAGATTGTTTCTGTTGTTGCAACTCCCGTAGTATCAGACAATAAAATGTTTTTAATTCCGATTTCAGAAAAACGGTTGGCCCAAAAATCTACATCTTCCCATTTCCACATTTCACCGTAAGGATTTCCAAATGCCATGGAGAAATAAAGATTTAATTCTTTGCCTTCCCTTTTTGTAAGCTCAAGCATTTTAACCACATCATTAAAAGCCTCTTCCTGATTTTTATTGGTGTTTCTGTGCTGAAAAGTTTCAGAAATTGAAAAAGGAAAACCTAAAATATCCACAGATGGATGCATCAAAGCTTTCTCAGCTCCTCTGTAGTTTCCGATGATTGCAGAAACTTTGGTGTTGGATAAAGATTTATCGATATTTTCGACAACCTCAGCAGAATCAGCCATTTGCGGAATTGCTTTTGGAGACACAAAACTAAGACAATCTAGAACATCAAAACCCACTTCCATCAGCGAGTTGATATAATCGATTTTTTTGGCAGTCGGGATAAATTCTCCCCAACCTTGCATGGCATCTCTAGGACATTCTGTAAGAAACATTTTCACTTTTGATTTTCTCAAATATAATAAAACTAAAACAATTAGTTCTTTGTACAAAACAAAGCTAAGATTCTTTTGATAACCAATAATTTATATCTGATTTATAATTTCAATATCTCATATTCAAATACAAAAAACGTGTTCTCAGCATCAAATTTGCTAACTTTGTTAAAATTTTAGACATCTAATGAGTACAATCGAATTCAACGAAATGTGGAGAGAAAAATTACTGAACCGTTTTCTCAGCTATGTAAAAATATATTCAACCAGTGACGCAGAAAGCGAAGCGACACCTTCTACTGAAAGACAGTGGGACATCGCCAACTATATTGTAGAAGAACTAAAGACCATCGGTTTGGAAGATGTTTCTATCGATGACCACGGTTACATTATGGCTTATGTTCCTTCTAACTTGGAGAATGACAGTCAACCGACCATCGGATTTATTTCACATTATGATACTTCACCGGATTTCAGTGGTGAAAATGTAAAACCTCAGGTTTGGGAAAATTATCAGGGTGAAGATTTAGTTTTAAATAAAGAAACGAACTTCACATTATCGCCTTCAAAATTTGAAAGCTTAAAAATGTATATCGGTCAGACTTTGATTACAACAGACGGAAATACCCTTCTGGGAGCTGATGATAAAGCAGGTTGTGCTGAAATTGTAACCGCCGCAGAATATTTGATTGCTCATCCTGAAATCAAGCACGGAAGAGTGGCAATTGGTTTCACTCCGGACGAAGAAATCGGAAGAGGCGCACATAAATTTGATGTTACAAAATTCGGGGCAGAATTCGCTTATACAATGGACGGAAGTGAAGTTGGAGAGTTAGAATATGAAAACTTTAACGCAGCCGGAGCAGTGGTGAAAATCCACGGACTGAGCGTACATCCTGGTTATGCTTTCGGAAAAATGGTGAATGCGGGTCTTTTAGCTGCTGAATTTATTCAATTACTTCCGGCTAATGAAACTCCGGCTACAACAAAAGGTTTTGACGGATTTTATCATTTAATGGATATTACCGCTGATATTTCTGAGGCTAAACTTCAATACATTATCCGCGATCATGACGAAGAGAAATTTGAGGCGAGAAAGAAATTCATGGAGGAAAAAGTTGCTGAATTCAACCAAAAACATGGAGAAGGAACGGCTGAAGTGGAAATCAAAGAACAATATCGCAATATGAAGCAGCAATTTGAAGGCAAAATGCACATCATTGATCTTGCAGCAAAAGCCATGAAAGAAGCGAATATCGAACCTAAAATCAAAGCAATCAGAGGAGGAACAGACGGGGCTCAGTTATCTTATATGGGATTACCTTGTCCGAATATCTTTGCAGGTGGAATGAACTTCCACGGACCTTACGAATATGTAGCTTTGGAAAGTATGGAGAAAGCGCTTGAGGTGATTGTGAATATTGTGAAGGCGTAATAAAATAATTTAAAATCATATTAAATCCCTGCTGCATTCGTAGCGGGGATTCTTTTTTTCAAACAGAATTCACTTCTCGTCAAATCATCCTTACCATTCATCAAATAAAATTTCAAATCATCGCCTGCAGTTGTTGTTTTGCATCAGATTTTTAATAACATCTTATGAAACAACGTTTTTTAGCATTAAGCTCATTATTTGTATGCATTACTTGCTCGGTTGAAGCCAATGCACAGCAAACCCCGGCCTTCCACATCGGTATCAAAGGAGGAACTAATTTTACAAAAACATCTACTGAATCTTCCGGAATCGAGGGGAAATATGGCTTGGGATATCAAGCTGGAGTGATGACAAGAGTAGATTTTAACCGTTTATATGTACAGGGAGAGGTTTTGTTCAACAAAAGAAAAACTTCTTACGAAATGAAAGACAGGAGTTCTTCAAAATTAAAGTGGAATTCCATTGATGTACCTATCGTCGTTGGTTATAAAATCGTCAACAACAAAGATTTCAATATCAGGGCGTTTGCAGGTGGCGTTTACAGTTATGCTTTTAATGATAATTTATCTGCAACGAAAGCTCTTCAGGAAGGATTCAAAAAATTTGATAAGTTCAACGTCGGGATCACAGGAGGCGTCGGAATGGATTATAAAAACTTCTCCGTTGATCTTCGTTATGAGACAGGATTATCCAGCATCAGCAAGGAATTTAAATCTAAACCTCACAGCTTTTCACTGGGAATAGGATATTTCCTGTTCTAAAAACTTAAATTATCTTTACGTATTAGAAACTGCAGTTTTGCGGTTTCTAATTTTTTATAAATCTACCTTGCTCAATCTATGACAAAGCCTTTAGTCTTAAAAAAACATATATTAATTATCATTTTCTGGCTTGTTTTCGGGATGGCGATCTGGATGCAGATTCAGGTTGACGCCGGAATGTATAATGCCTTTATACAGACTTCTATCATCCTGATAAGTTCTTTTATTTTTGCTCATTTCTTAACCGACAAACTTCTCCCAAAAGCACTGATTTCCAAAAAGATGAATCAGTTTTTAGTAGAAGCCGGAATTGTAATTATTTTACTGAGTTTTATATTCTCGTTTGTCTTTGCTTATATCAATATTGACGCGCAGACTCCTCTTCCGCCAAGTTTCTCGGGGCATTTGGCTGTCTTATGGAAAGGTTTTTATTTATCAATTCCTGCATCGCTTCTCATTATCGGAACTGCTTGTGGAATAAGGTTTTATCTTGAACACGGAAAAATAGAACGGGATCATATTTTATTACAGCAGGCACATTTGGAAAGTCAGCTTAAACTATTACAGGATCAGATCAATCCGCATGTGATGTTCAATGTTTTGAATCACATTCATATTTTAATGAAAACGAATACGGAGCTTGCTTCTTTTCTGTTGTTAAAATTTTCTGATATTCTGCGGTATCAATTGTATCACTGCAATAAAAATCAGGTTATGGTCAACCAGGAAATTCAATATCTCCAAGATCTGGTGGAAGTTGAAAAATTGAGATGGGGAAATGAACTAGATGTAAAAGCCACCTGGGATATTAATAATAAAAAAGCTTTCATTGCTCCTCTTCTGCTCGTTCCATTTATAGAAAATGCTTTTAAATATGTTTGTCGTTTGCCCGGACACAAAGGCTACATCATCATTTCATGTAAAGAAAAAGACAATACGCTTTCCTTTTATGTTGAAAATTCTTATTCAAACATCACCACTTACAAAAAGAAAGACAGCGCACACGGAATCGGCCTTCAAAATGTAAAAAAACGGCTAAATCTTCAATATCCGGATTCACACACGTTAAAAATCGAATCTAATGATGACATCTACAAAGTTTCTTTAACTTTAAAATTATCCCAAGAAAATGACGAACAATAATCTTCCCAAAATGAAAT comes from Chryseobacterium sp. 3008163 and encodes:
- a CDS encoding OsmC family protein, whose product is MTSKITYIGGLRCSAEHLQSGTIIESDAPTDNHGKGEKFSPTDLCATSLAECALTTIAILGKDKKINIDGAYCTLQKIMKTEPRRIGEIVCNFVFADTYSDNEKAFIEETAHNCPVARSLHPELVQTMIFIYQ
- a CDS encoding hydroxymethylglutaryl-CoA lyase, encoding MFLTECPRDAMQGWGEFIPTAKKIDYINSLMEVGFDVLDCLSFVSPKAIPQMADSAEVVENIDKSLSNTKVSAIIGNYRGAEKALMHPSVDILGFPFSISETFQHRNTNKNQEEAFNDVVKMLELTKREGKELNLYFSMAFGNPYGEMWKWEDVDFWANRFSEIGIKNILLSDTTGVATTETISVLFEKIPSKYPNIDFGAHFHNRYEDSYSKLKAAYDKGCRRYDSAIKGIGGCPMAKDDLVGNMPTEQVINFMSVEKAEHNLNLLNFESSYNRAKDIFHF
- the pepT gene encoding peptidase T yields the protein MSTIEFNEMWREKLLNRFLSYVKIYSTSDAESEATPSTERQWDIANYIVEELKTIGLEDVSIDDHGYIMAYVPSNLENDSQPTIGFISHYDTSPDFSGENVKPQVWENYQGEDLVLNKETNFTLSPSKFESLKMYIGQTLITTDGNTLLGADDKAGCAEIVTAAEYLIAHPEIKHGRVAIGFTPDEEIGRGAHKFDVTKFGAEFAYTMDGSEVGELEYENFNAAGAVVKIHGLSVHPGYAFGKMVNAGLLAAEFIQLLPANETPATTKGFDGFYHLMDITADISEAKLQYIIRDHDEEKFEARKKFMEEKVAEFNQKHGEGTAEVEIKEQYRNMKQQFEGKMHIIDLAAKAMKEANIEPKIKAIRGGTDGAQLSYMGLPCPNIFAGGMNFHGPYEYVALESMEKALEVIVNIVKA
- a CDS encoding porin family protein: MKQRFLALSSLFVCITCSVEANAQQTPAFHIGIKGGTNFTKTSTESSGIEGKYGLGYQAGVMTRVDFNRLYVQGEVLFNKRKTSYEMKDRSSSKLKWNSIDVPIVVGYKIVNNKDFNIRAFAGGVYSYAFNDNLSATKALQEGFKKFDKFNVGITGGVGMDYKNFSVDLRYETGLSSISKEFKSKPHSFSLGIGYFLF
- a CDS encoding sensor histidine kinase, whose amino-acid sequence is MTKPLVLKKHILIIIFWLVFGMAIWMQIQVDAGMYNAFIQTSIILISSFIFAHFLTDKLLPKALISKKMNQFLVEAGIVIILLSFIFSFVFAYINIDAQTPLPPSFSGHLAVLWKGFYLSIPASLLIIGTACGIRFYLEHGKIERDHILLQQAHLESQLKLLQDQINPHVMFNVLNHIHILMKTNTELASFLLLKFSDILRYQLYHCNKNQVMVNQEIQYLQDLVEVEKLRWGNELDVKATWDINNKKAFIAPLLLVPFIENAFKYVCRLPGHKGYIIISCKEKDNTLSFYVENSYSNITTYKKKDSAHGIGLQNVKKRLNLQYPDSHTLKIESNDDIYKVSLTLKLSQENDEQ